AGGCCTCGAACAGGCGGCGGGTAGAATAGAGTTTTTTGTTGCGGGATAGAATGGCGATTTTCATTGATACATCTTCTGTCGGTTTGTTGTAGTGCGCATTGTAGGCCGCCGCTATCAGCGACGAAAGACGAAAGCGTATATTTCTCGAGTCACTGTGAGCAACGCCAACACGTGAGCGGCCGAGACCGGCGGCGCCGGGCTTTATCGATCCGTCAGTTCATATATAAAGTCGGAGTGATTACTGAGCAAAAGGCTTATGAGAAACGTATGAGGGGCCTAAAAACTCATAAGAGAAATAGCGTTGCCAGTCCGAGAAAACTCAGAAAGCCCACCACATCGGTGACCGTGGTCAACACCACGGCACCGGACAGCGCCGGGTCGATGCCCATGCGCGACAGCAGCACCGGAATCATCACCCCGGAGAGCGCGGCGGCCACCAGGTTAAGCAGCATGGCGGCGGCAATAATAATGGCGATGCCGGTGTCCTGAAACCAGGCCAGGGTGACGCCGGCCACCACCACCGCCCAGATCATGCCGTTGAGGATCCCGACGTTGAGTTCCTTGTTGCCCAGCCAGCGCAGGTTGGCATTACTCACCTGTCCGAGGGCCAGGCCCCGAATCGTCAGCGTCAGGGTCTGGCTGCCGGCGATGCCGCCCATGCTCGCCACGATCGGCATCAATACGGCCAGCACGACGATCTCCTCCAGCACCGCCTCAAACCGCCCGATCACCCAGGCGGCCATAAACACCGTGAGCAGATTGATGCCCAACCAGACGGCCCGGCGTTTGGCGCTGGGAATAACGGCGGCAAAAAGATCCTCATCCTCCACCAGACCCGCGCTGGCCAGAAAGGCCTTGTCGGCTTTGGCGACGATGATATCCACCACGTTACCGACGGTGATGCGCCCCAGTAATTTATCGTATTCATCCACCACCGCCATGGAGATCAGGTCCCGGCGTTCGAACAGAACCGCGACATCATGCTTGCTGGCACCGGCCCGCACCCAGTCGGCAGACGGCAACATGACATCCGCCACCAGGGCATCGGGGGATTCGCTCACCGTATCGGTCAGCGTCAATTTGCCCAGGTAGGTGCCGTAGTCATCGGTCACCATCAGTGCATCGGTATGCTGCGGCAGCGGCTTCAGGCGGCGGAGGTAACGCAGCACCACGGCAAGCGTCACGTCGGTGCGCACGCTGATGACATCGGCGCTCATCAGCCGCCCTGCGGTGCCGTCTGCAAACGACAGCGCGGCCTCCAGGCGCTGACGCCGGTCCTTGTCCAGCGACTCCAGAACCGCCTCACTGACCCGCTCCGGCAGCTCCTCCATGACCTCGGCAAGGTCTTCCACATTCATGCTTTCGGTGGCCGCGACCACCTCGGCATGTCGCATCTCCCCGATGATGCTGCCGCGCACCTCATCGCCGAGATAGGTAAGGATCTCGCCACGGATTTCCAGCGGCAGCAGTGCCCAGAGCCGCTGGCGCAGCTCCGGCGGCAGTGACTCCAGGAGACTCGATATTTCGGCCCCATGCAGGCGCACGAGATAGGCGCCGACCGCCGCATCGTCTCCGGCCTTTAATTGACCGATGACATAATCCAGCGGAGAGGTATCCGTCAGTTCGTCGGGGCTGGGGCTAACCGGTGTCATCTGAGCGTGTATTTCCTGGTGACGAAAAAGTGTATGAACGATCCAAGCCGCGTTCGCAGTATGCGCCGCTTCCCACGCCACCAACAATGTCGGCTGGGCGCGGTTTTTTTATAGTTATATTCTACGGAATATAGGCGCTCTGACAGGCATCAATATTTGGAAGATGCATTGCATGTCGCGTGCGCGGACGAAACCTGGCACCGGCTTCAAACCGAGGTTTGCCGAGACGCTCCCGCTGATCGCGTAAAGAGTACTAAACGATCAACGCCAGGGACTGCTCGATCAGTTCGGCCTGCTCCGCGTTCCTGGCGTACAGCGCATAGGCCGAGCGCTCAATGACCGGTGCGTCATCCACTCGAAACAGCGTGCCGGCGGCGAGTGCATTGCTGACCATCGGCTCGGCCAGATAGGCGGAACCGCCACAGGCCAACAGATACTCCAGCGCAATCCGACCCAAGGGCAGGCGGATGCGCGGTGGGGCAATATCGGGAAAGTGCCGGGCATGATAGATAGAAAAGGTGTGCCCCCAGTCCACCAGGACATACTCCCGGCGAAAGGCCTCTTCACAGGTAATACCCGCATGTGAACTGACCATGATCAACGGGATGGTCGCGATCTGCCGGGTTTCGATCTTCGCCATCTGCGGCGCCTCGAAGACAAAACCCAGATCCAGCGTGCCCTCCATGAGCCGGCTCAGGATGGCTTCGGCATCATGCACTTCGGCATGAATTACCACGCCAGGCCGTTGTTGGTGCATCGCCTGCAACCACTGCTGCAGGGTGATATCCCACAGGCTTGGCATACCGGCAACCGCCAGCAGATTCTCCATATCATCCTGAATGGCGACATTGTGTTTGGCGCGATTCCAGGCGGCCAGGATGCTCTCGGAATAACTCAACAGCCGGTGGCCGGCAGGGGTGAGCTGGATGTCATTGCGATTACGCACAAACAGCGGCGTACCGATCTGGTCCTCCAGTCCCTTGATGCGGGCGCTGACCGCCGACTGACTGAGAAAAAGGTTCTGGGCGGCACGCCCAAAGTGATGCGTCCGACTCACTTCCAGAAAGGTCTTTAGCTGATCGGTATCCACTGGATTTTGGGTTCCTGAAGGTCCGCGGGGAAAGTTAAAAGCGCCCGTGCAGTATAGATATATTGATCGAACAATTCGATTGTGACGATGAAAATATTTCTCTTTACCGGTACGGATATTATCCGGTAAAAAGCACGCCACGGCTCCCCCTAATCAGGCGTGGACCTGGCCGTTTACACCATTGTTTCTCAAAAGGAAAATCGAGCATGACCCTATACAGGAATACGTTTTTGACCGCCCTCATGTTGCTGATTATTTTTGCGTCTGCGGGCACGGCATTCGCAGAGGGCGAGGCCGAGATGACGAGCCAGCAGTTCTGTGAGCTGGAAGCCAAACAGGCCGGAATGGAAAATCCAAAAGACGTTCAGGAATATGTCGCACAGTGTCTGGCGGAAATCGAGCTGCAAAAGAATGCAGACGAGGCGCCTGAATCCGCTCGCTAGGCAACACGTTGTATAGATAGAGATGTATAGATAGAGATGTATAGATAGAGATGTATAGATAGAAATCGGTAAATTGTAACCACGTCTGAAAAGCGTGGCGTTAGGAGATGAAAATGTCAAAACCCAGTGCTACTAAAGATCACTTGCCCAAGAATAGTCTTAATGATTCTGACGACTGGGATGATCTGGGTAGTGATGACCACTATGACTCGGATACCTCGAACAAGTCGGACCGATCAAAGCGCAAAACCGGCAGTAAGGCCAAGCGGGTTTACGAAAGACTGCAGGAAGATTTACGCCTGAAGAAACTGATAGGCGGCGACTTCGACTATTAGCTGTCATCCGGCAATGGCACTCTTGGAACGTTGTTGAGAGTGCCATTGATAGGCCATCCGGCTATCGACAGTTACTGCTGCCGTCCAGCAGCCACCACATCACTTATCTGCGGTCGACGGCCGATAGTCCTTCAGCAAATACAGGGGGCGTCCCTTGGTCTCATCAAACATGCGCCCCAGGTATTCTCCGATCACCCCCAGCGCCATCAGCTGAATACCGCCAAGGAATAACACAACCACCAACAGGGAAGGATAGCCGGGCACCGGATTGCCGTAAAAAACCGTCTTCA
The Gammaproteobacteria bacterium DNA segment above includes these coding regions:
- a CDS encoding LysR family transcriptional regulator, whose protein sequence is MDTDQLKTFLEVSRTHHFGRAAQNLFLSQSAVSARIKGLEDQIGTPLFVRNRNDIQLTPAGHRLLSYSESILAAWNRAKHNVAIQDDMENLLAVAGMPSLWDITLQQWLQAMHQQRPGVVIHAEVHDAEAILSRLMEGTLDLGFVFEAPQMAKIETRQIATIPLIMVSSHAGITCEEAFRREYVLVDWGHTFSIYHARHFPDIAPPRIRLPLGRIALEYLLACGGSAYLAEPMVSNALAAGTLFRVDDAPVIERSAYALYARNAEQAELIEQSLALIV
- the mgtE gene encoding magnesium transporter; this encodes MTPVSPSPDELTDTSPLDYVIGQLKAGDDAAVGAYLVRLHGAEISSLLESLPPELRQRLWALLPLEIRGEILTYLGDEVRGSIIGEMRHAEVVAATESMNVEDLAEVMEELPERVSEAVLESLDKDRRQRLEAALSFADGTAGRLMSADVISVRTDVTLAVVLRYLRRLKPLPQHTDALMVTDDYGTYLGKLTLTDTVSESPDALVADVMLPSADWVRAGASKHDVAVLFERRDLISMAVVDEYDKLLGRITVGNVVDIIVAKADKAFLASAGLVEDEDLFAAVIPSAKRRAVWLGINLLTVFMAAWVIGRFEAVLEEIVVLAVLMPIVASMGGIAGSQTLTLTIRGLALGQVSNANLRWLGNKELNVGILNGMIWAVVVAGVTLAWFQDTGIAIIIAAAMLLNLVAAALSGVMIPVLLSRMGIDPALSGAVVLTTVTDVVGFLSFLGLATLFLL